The following coding sequences are from one Rhineura floridana isolate rRhiFlo1 chromosome 2, rRhiFlo1.hap2, whole genome shotgun sequence window:
- the ESRRB gene encoding steroid hormone receptor ERR2 isoform X6: protein MKCLKVGMLKEGVRLDRVRGGRQKYKRRLDSESSAYLSLQIPPPAKKPLTKIVSHLLVAEPEKIYAMPDPTMPESDIKALTTLCDLADRELVVIIGWAKHIPGFSNLSLGDQMSLLQSAWMEILILGIVYRSLPYEDKLVYAEDYIMDEEHSRLTGLLELYLAILQLVRRYKKLKVEKEEFVTLKALALANSDSMHIEDMDAVQKLQDLLHEALQDYELSQRHEEPRRAGKLLLTLPLLRQTAAKAVQHFYSIKLQGKVPMHKLFLEMLEAKV, encoded by the exons GAGTGCGCCTGGATCGAGTTCGTGGAGGCCGGCAAAAGTACAAAAGAAGGCTGGATTCCGAGAGCAGCGCTTACTTGAGCTTACAGATTCCTCCTCCAGCCAAAAAGCCAC TGACTAAGATTGTCTCCCACTTGCTGGTGGCAGAGCCAGAGAAGATTTATGCTATGCCTGATCCTACAATGCCAGAAAGTGACATTAAAGCACTGACCACACTCTGTGATTTGGCAGACAGAGAACTGGTTGTGATCATTGGTTGGGCAAAGCACATCCCAG GCTTTTCTAATCTTTCCCTGGGGGACCAGATGAGCCTATTGCAGAGTGCCTGGATGGAAATACTCATTCTGGGTATTGTATACCGCTCATTGCCCTACGAGGATAAATTGGTCTATGCTGAAGATTACATCATGGATGAGGAACATTCTCGCTTGACGGGTCTGTTGGAGCTCTACCTGGCTATCTTGCAGCTTGTGCGCAGGTACAAGAAGCTGAAGGTGGAGAAGGAAGAGTTTGTCACACTCAAGGCCCTGGCTCTTGCCAATTCAG ATTCAATGCACATAGAGGACATGGATGCAGTGCAGAAACTCCAAGACCTTCTCCACGAAGCTCTCCAGGACTACGAGCTGAGTCAACGCCACGAGGAGCCACGGCGTGCCGGAAAGCTGCTGCTGACCCTGCCCCTCCTGCGGCAAACGGCTGCTAAGGCCGTGCAGCACTTCTACAGCATCAAACTGCAGGGCAAGGTCCCCATGCACAAACTCTTCCTAGAAATGCTTGAGGCCAAGGTCTGA
- the ESRRB gene encoding steroid hormone receptor ERR2 isoform X7, which translates to MPDPTMPESDIKALTTLCDLADRELVVIIGWAKHIPGFSNLSLGDQMSLLQSAWMEILILGIVYRSLPYEDKLVYAEDYIMDEEHSRLTGLLELYLAILQLVRRYKKLKVEKEEFVTLKALALANSDSMHIEDMDAVQKLQDLLHEALQDYELSQRHEEPRRAGKLLLTLPLLRQTAAKAVQHFYSIKLQGKVPMHKLFLEMLEAKV; encoded by the exons ATGCCTGATCCTACAATGCCAGAAAGTGACATTAAAGCACTGACCACACTCTGTGATTTGGCAGACAGAGAACTGGTTGTGATCATTGGTTGGGCAAAGCACATCCCAG GCTTTTCTAATCTTTCCCTGGGGGACCAGATGAGCCTATTGCAGAGTGCCTGGATGGAAATACTCATTCTGGGTATTGTATACCGCTCATTGCCCTACGAGGATAAATTGGTCTATGCTGAAGATTACATCATGGATGAGGAACATTCTCGCTTGACGGGTCTGTTGGAGCTCTACCTGGCTATCTTGCAGCTTGTGCGCAGGTACAAGAAGCTGAAGGTGGAGAAGGAAGAGTTTGTCACACTCAAGGCCCTGGCTCTTGCCAATTCAG ATTCAATGCACATAGAGGACATGGATGCAGTGCAGAAACTCCAAGACCTTCTCCACGAAGCTCTCCAGGACTACGAGCTGAGTCAACGCCACGAGGAGCCACGGCGTGCCGGAAAGCTGCTGCTGACCCTGCCCCTCCTGCGGCAAACGGCTGCTAAGGCCGTGCAGCACTTCTACAGCATCAAACTGCAGGGCAAGGTCCCCATGCACAAACTCTTCCTAGAAATGCTTGAGGCCAAGGTCTGA